A section of the Paenibacillus yonginensis genome encodes:
- a CDS encoding FtsW/RodA/SpoVE family cell cycle protein, which yields MINKLKKMDWVIVVILGLLMVLSIILIHSGIAGWKDFKGADKRMALYYIPGFIAFFGIALLDYKLLVKYYMYILGLGLALLLLVLFIGSSVNGAQGWLKVPGGLSLQPAELFKLVLIITLTALLVRKHKAKLSFWKNVVPLTLVTLVPFGLVMAQNDIGNGLSYLVILLGLLWIGNLKYSHALIIIVVFAVAVVVGIKSYISFHDQIEASLAGTSKAHWLDRIDPWLMPDEASKDASYHTRNAKIAIASGGMFGKGYMQGDFVQSSRVPYTYSDSIFVVVAEEFGFVGCSVLLLLYFILIHRMILISLEARERSGPYLIVGVVAMLLYQIFENIGMFIGIMPLTGITLPFISFGGTSLLINMASLGVVMSVRLHGREKEDPLVQKQGS from the coding sequence ATCATCAACAAATTAAAAAAGATGGACTGGGTAATAGTAGTCATTCTCGGGCTCTTGATGGTGCTCAGCATCATCTTGATCCACAGCGGGATTGCGGGCTGGAAGGATTTTAAGGGTGCCGATAAAAGAATGGCGCTTTATTATATCCCCGGCTTTATCGCTTTTTTCGGAATTGCGCTGCTTGATTACAAGCTGCTGGTCAAATATTATATGTACATTTTGGGTTTGGGCCTGGCGCTGCTGCTGCTGGTTCTGTTTATCGGAAGCAGCGTGAACGGGGCCCAAGGCTGGCTTAAAGTTCCGGGCGGGCTGAGTCTGCAGCCGGCGGAGCTGTTCAAGCTGGTGCTGATTATTACGCTTACGGCGCTGCTGGTGAGGAAACATAAAGCCAAGCTCTCTTTTTGGAAAAATGTTGTACCTCTCACCCTGGTGACCCTGGTCCCGTTTGGCCTGGTTATGGCCCAGAATGACATCGGCAACGGGCTAAGCTACCTGGTTATTCTGCTGGGTCTGCTGTGGATTGGCAATCTGAAGTATTCGCATGCGCTGATTATCATCGTTGTGTTTGCAGTAGCTGTGGTTGTCGGCATCAAATCTTATATTTCTTTCCACGACCAAATTGAAGCTTCTTTGGCAGGCACAAGCAAAGCGCACTGGCTTGACCGGATCGACCCTTGGCTGATGCCGGACGAGGCGAGCAAAGACGCCTCCTACCATACCCGTAATGCGAAGATCGCCATAGCTTCGGGAGGCATGTTCGGCAAAGGGTATATGCAGGGCGATTTTGTGCAGAGCAGCCGGGTGCCTTACACGTATTCCGACTCTATTTTTGTGGTGGTGGCTGAAGAGTTCGGGTTTGTCGGATGTTCGGTACTGCTGCTGCTCTACTTCATCCTGATTCACCGCATGATTCTGATCTCGCTTGAGGCAAGGGAGAGGAGCGGGCCGTATCTCATTGTGGGCGTCGTGGCCATGCTGCTCTACCAAATCTTTGAGAACATCGGCATGTTCATCGGCATTATGCCGCTGACCGGGATTACGCTGCCTTTTATCAGTTTCGGGGGCACGTCGCTCCTCATCAACATGGCCAGCTTGGGCGTTGTCATGAGCGTCCGGCTGCACGGGCGGGAGAAAGAAGATCCTCTTGTCCAAAAGCAGGGTTCCTGA
- a CDS encoding HemK/PrmC family methyltransferase, which translates to MNRDRFVMSSAIHIREALQEASSFLTAAGISEPDANARLLLGHVLGLSPASLLASQREPFPEDRKVQWEQAITRKAEGEPAQYITGEQEFYGLTFKVNPAVLIPRPETELLVERIVQLGSELWPQERRGSAGPSAGGGTALAAEAKPCAARDSAAAAGAAIPSYPQPLAADIGTGSGAIAAALKQLRPEWRVMASDISPAALETAKSNAAELGLEIAFREGNLLEPFQGMKLDILVSNPPYIPAAVIEGLQPEVKDFEPRSALDGGEDGLDPYRIMMRQLVLLAAPPRLIGFELGMGQAGDVAGLLRQAGHWTRIETIRDYAGIERHVIGIAESE; encoded by the coding sequence TTGAACAGAGACAGGTTTGTCATGTCTTCAGCGATCCATATCAGAGAAGCCCTTCAGGAGGCTTCTTCTTTTTTGACGGCGGCCGGCATCAGCGAGCCGGATGCCAATGCCAGGCTGCTGCTGGGCCATGTGCTGGGCTTATCGCCGGCCTCCCTGCTGGCCTCGCAGAGAGAACCTTTTCCGGAAGACCGGAAGGTGCAGTGGGAGCAGGCGATCACCCGCAAAGCCGAGGGAGAACCTGCCCAATATATTACGGGCGAACAGGAATTTTACGGGTTAACGTTTAAGGTGAACCCCGCCGTGCTGATCCCCCGGCCGGAAACGGAGCTGCTGGTGGAGCGCATCGTCCAGCTCGGCAGCGAGCTTTGGCCGCAGGAGAGACGGGGCAGCGCTGGCCCTTCCGCAGGCGGAGGGACAGCGCTGGCTGCGGAAGCGAAACCTTGTGCAGCAAGAGATTCAGCTGCGGCGGCGGGTGCGGCCATCCCGAGTTATCCTCAGCCGCTGGCGGCTGACATTGGTACGGGCAGCGGAGCTATCGCCGCAGCTCTGAAGCAGCTTCGGCCGGAGTGGCGTGTAATGGCCAGTGATATCTCCCCGGCTGCCCTGGAGACGGCCAAAAGCAATGCAGCCGAATTAGGCCTTGAGATTGCTTTTCGCGAAGGCAATCTGCTGGAGCCTTTCCAGGGCATGAAGCTGGATATTCTCGTCTCCAATCCGCCTTATATCCCGGCGGCGGTTATTGAAGGCTTGCAGCCGGAAGTCAAGGACTTTGAGCCCCGGTCTGCACTGGATGGCGGGGAAGACGGCCTTGACCCGTACCGGATCATGATGCGGCAGTTGGTTTTGCTTGCGGCCCCGCCCCGATTGATCGGATTTGAGCTGGGGATGGGCCAGGCCGGAGATGTTGCCGGGCTGCTTCGCCAGGCCGGACACTGGACAAGGATCGAAACCATCCGGGATTATGCGGGCATTGAACGCCATGTAATCGGAATTGCTGAGAGCGAATAA
- the fni gene encoding type 2 isopentenyl-diphosphate Delta-isomerase — protein sequence MLSSSSAALTDTSGRKTEHIRIVLEEDVEGAGITTGLERYRFQHNALPELDFDAISLDTEFLGHKLRAPLLISSMTGGSAVGGSINERLAEAAEHRGWAMGVGSVRAAVERAELASTFAVRRFAPTIPVIANLGAVQLNYGFGTADVRRAVEIAEADMLVLHLNSLQEVFQPEGNTAFGGLLKRIEQLCRELEVPVGVKEVGWGIDGETAQRLYSAGAAFIDVAGAGGTSWSQVEKYRSADRLRRMAADTFAGWGNPTAECVRDVRGRLPEAALIASGGLASGLDAAKAIALGADLAGFGRALLAPAVTSEASVDEQLALTELELRVAMFGIGAGTIRELRETQRLVRLPLP from the coding sequence CTGCTTTCGTCCTCTTCTGCAGCCCTGACGGATACCTCCGGACGGAAGACGGAGCATATCCGGATTGTTCTGGAGGAAGACGTGGAAGGTGCCGGGATTACAACGGGGCTGGAGCGTTACCGCTTCCAGCACAACGCCCTGCCGGAGCTGGACTTTGATGCGATTTCCCTGGACACGGAATTTCTCGGCCATAAGCTGCGGGCTCCGCTGCTGATCAGCTCGATGACAGGAGGCAGCGCGGTGGGCGGCTCGATTAACGAGCGGCTGGCCGAAGCGGCCGAACACCGAGGCTGGGCGATGGGCGTGGGGTCGGTACGGGCTGCGGTAGAACGTGCTGAATTGGCATCTACCTTCGCTGTCCGCCGGTTTGCGCCGACGATTCCCGTCATTGCGAATTTGGGAGCGGTGCAGCTTAACTACGGTTTCGGCACGGCTGACGTGCGCCGGGCTGTGGAGATCGCCGAAGCGGACATGCTGGTGCTGCATTTGAACAGCCTGCAGGAGGTGTTCCAGCCGGAAGGGAACACGGCCTTCGGCGGTCTGCTGAAACGGATTGAGCAGCTGTGCCGGGAGCTGGAGGTTCCGGTCGGCGTCAAAGAGGTTGGCTGGGGCATCGACGGCGAGACAGCGCAGCGCCTCTATTCGGCGGGGGCAGCTTTTATTGATGTGGCGGGCGCGGGGGGCACCTCCTGGAGTCAGGTGGAAAAATACCGCAGCGCAGATAGGCTCCGCCGCATGGCCGCGGACACCTTCGCCGGCTGGGGCAATCCGACCGCCGAATGCGTCCGCGATGTGCGCGGACGGCTGCCGGAGGCGGCGCTTATTGCCAGCGGCGGCCTGGCCAGCGGGCTGGACGCGGCCAAAGCTATTGCGCTCGGCGCCGATCTGGCCGGCTTCGGGCGGGCGCTGCTCGCTCCGGCGGTGACGTCGGAGGCGTCGGTGGACGAGCAGCTCGCCCTCACCGAGCTGGAGCTGCGGGTGGCGATGTTTGGCATCGGCGCGGGCACGATCCGCGAGCTGCGGGAGACGCAGCGGCTTGTCCGCCTGCCTCTGCCATGA
- a CDS encoding SDR family oxidoreductase produces MSNPDSSKADGRPKIAVVTGASGGMGLATARLLASEHGMKVYLLARSLERGTAALENIKRCSKRDDPELILCDLGSMEQVRRAAEEIRSRCGHIDVLVNNAGVLTLKREETEDGFERQLGVNHLGHFVLTRELLPLLAESPQGRIVIVSSAVHKIGRMNYNDPHMKRHYTAWGAYGRSKLANLWFMKELNDRLKDSRVTVNAVHPGAVSTQIGVNRSTGFGAFVHRMLKPFFLTPEQGVDTAVYLASSPEVAEMSGLYFYKRKPAKISAKASSPELAHRFWEWSEEVTGYRDTPKPKSVEATIPTGPLGINSFR; encoded by the coding sequence ATGTCCAATCCAGATAGCAGCAAGGCCGACGGACGGCCAAAAATCGCCGTCGTAACCGGTGCAAGCGGAGGGATGGGACTCGCCACAGCCAGGCTGCTCGCCTCTGAGCACGGCATGAAGGTATACCTGCTGGCCCGGAGCCTGGAGCGGGGAACCGCAGCCCTGGAGAATATCAAACGCTGCAGCAAACGGGATGATCCGGAGCTGATCCTGTGTGATCTCGGCTCCATGGAGCAAGTCCGGCGGGCCGCTGAAGAAATCAGGTCCCGCTGTGGACATATCGACGTCCTGGTGAACAATGCCGGTGTCCTAACCCTGAAGAGGGAAGAAACCGAAGATGGATTTGAACGCCAGCTGGGCGTTAACCATCTTGGACATTTTGTTCTAACCCGGGAGCTGCTCCCCTTGCTCGCGGAAAGCCCTCAAGGACGGATTGTCATCGTCTCTTCGGCCGTTCACAAGATCGGCAGAATGAATTACAATGATCCGCACATGAAGCGGCATTATACGGCATGGGGCGCTTATGGCCGATCCAAGCTGGCTAATTTGTGGTTTATGAAGGAACTCAATGACCGGCTCAAGGACAGCCGGGTGACGGTCAATGCCGTCCATCCCGGGGCAGTATCGACACAGATCGGCGTCAATCGCAGCACCGGCTTCGGAGCCTTTGTACACCGGATGCTGAAGCCTTTTTTCCTGACGCCCGAGCAGGGCGTGGACACGGCTGTTTATTTGGCCTCCTCCCCGGAGGTCGCCGAAATGTCCGGCCTTTATTTCTACAAGCGCAAACCGGCAAAAATATCGGCGAAGGCTTCTTCTCCTGAATTGGCCCACCGCTTCTGGGAGTGGAGCGAAGAGGTAACCGGATACCGGGATACACCAAAGCCAAAATCCGTTGAGGCAACAATTCCGACAGGTCCTTTGGGCATAAACTCTTTTCGCTAG
- the ychF gene encoding redox-regulated ATPase YchF yields MALKAGIVGLPNVGKSTLFNAITQAGAESANYPFCTIDPNVGVVEVPDERLDKLTELVVPNKTVPTAFEFVDIAGLVRGASKGEGLGNKFLAHIREVDAIVHVVRCFEDENITHVDGKVNPVSDIQTINLELILADLESVDKRIDRAKKNMKGGNKQYAQEVEVLERLKEALYNDQAARSVELSDEEKLLIRDLHLLTMKPVLYAANVSEDGVADADTNPYVQQVREFAAAENAAVVPISAKVEAEIAELEGEDKAMFLEELGLEESGLNRLIKAAYSLLGLYTYFTAGVQEVRAWTIRKGTKAPGAAGVIHSDFERGFIRAEVVSYEDLIAAGSMNAAKERGQLRLEGKDYVVQDGDVMHFRFNV; encoded by the coding sequence ATGGCTTTGAAAGCAGGAATCGTGGGTCTGCCGAACGTGGGTAAGTCCACACTGTTTAACGCGATTACACAAGCGGGTGCGGAATCCGCCAACTATCCGTTTTGTACGATTGATCCCAACGTGGGGGTCGTAGAGGTTCCGGATGAACGTCTGGACAAATTGACGGAGCTGGTAGTACCGAATAAGACCGTGCCAACAGCGTTCGAATTTGTGGATATTGCGGGTCTGGTGCGCGGAGCGAGCAAAGGCGAAGGTCTGGGCAACAAATTCCTCGCGCATATCCGCGAAGTGGATGCGATTGTTCACGTGGTGCGCTGCTTTGAAGACGAGAACATTACGCATGTTGACGGCAAAGTGAACCCGGTCAGCGACATTCAGACGATCAACCTGGAGCTGATTCTGGCCGATCTGGAGAGCGTGGACAAACGGATCGACCGCGCCAAGAAGAACATGAAAGGCGGCAACAAGCAATACGCGCAGGAAGTGGAAGTGCTGGAGCGTCTGAAAGAAGCGCTGTACAACGATCAGGCTGCGCGCAGCGTGGAGCTGTCCGATGAAGAGAAGCTGCTGATCCGCGATCTTCATCTGCTGACGATGAAGCCGGTGCTGTATGCGGCGAATGTCAGCGAAGACGGCGTAGCTGATGCTGATACCAATCCGTATGTCCAGCAGGTCCGCGAATTTGCAGCGGCCGAGAATGCGGCTGTGGTGCCGATCAGCGCCAAAGTGGAAGCGGAAATTGCCGAGCTTGAAGGCGAAGACAAAGCGATGTTCCTGGAAGAGCTGGGCCTGGAGGAATCCGGTTTGAACCGTTTGATCAAAGCGGCTTACAGCCTGCTTGGCTTGTATACCTATTTTACGGCCGGCGTGCAGGAGGTTCGTGCCTGGACCATCCGCAAAGGGACCAAAGCTCCTGGCGCAGCAGGCGTGATTCACAGCGATTTCGAGCGCGGCTTTATCCGTGCGGAGGTTGTCTCTTATGAGGATTTGATTGCTGCGGGTTCGATGAACGCCGCCAAAGAGCGCGGCCAGCTTCGTCTCGAAGGCAAAGATTATGTCGTGCAGGACGGAGACGTCATGCATTTCCGGTTTAACGTATAA
- the prfA gene encoding peptide chain release factor 1 — MLDKLEALIDRYEKLSELLCDPDVASDPKKLRDYSKEQSDLQPTYEAYNEYKQVVEELEAAKEMQNEKLDDEMKEMVKGEIDNLTARKTELEEQIRVLLLPKDPNDDKNVIVEIRGAAGGDEAALFAADLYRMYTRYADAQGWRVELMDVNESDLGGFKEVIFMINGRGAYSKMKYESGAHRVQRIPATESGGRIHTSTSTVAVMPEAEEVDIEINDKDIRVDTFCSSGAGGQSVNTTKSAVRVTHIPTGIVATCQDGKSQNSNKEKALQVLRTRIYDMMRQEEEAKYAGERKSKVGTGDRSERIRTYNFPQSRVTDHRIGLTLHKLDQVMNGEIEEILSALTIAEQSELLEKGE; from the coding sequence TTGCTGGATAAACTTGAAGCCCTGATCGACCGTTACGAGAAGCTGAGTGAGCTGCTTTGCGATCCGGATGTGGCAAGCGATCCGAAGAAGCTGCGAGATTATTCCAAAGAACAATCCGATTTGCAGCCCACTTACGAAGCTTATAATGAATACAAGCAAGTTGTTGAAGAACTCGAAGCTGCCAAAGAGATGCAGAACGAGAAGCTTGACGATGAGATGAAAGAAATGGTCAAAGGCGAAATCGACAATTTGACTGCCCGCAAGACGGAGCTCGAAGAGCAGATTCGTGTTTTGCTGCTGCCTAAAGACCCGAATGACGACAAGAACGTGATCGTCGAAATTCGCGGCGCTGCCGGCGGAGACGAAGCAGCTTTGTTTGCTGCCGACCTCTACCGCATGTATACCCGTTATGCAGATGCCCAAGGCTGGCGCGTAGAGCTGATGGACGTGAATGAAAGCGACCTCGGCGGTTTCAAAGAGGTTATCTTTATGATTAACGGGCGCGGCGCTTACAGCAAAATGAAATACGAAAGCGGCGCTCACCGCGTGCAGCGGATTCCGGCCACAGAGTCTGGCGGACGGATTCATACCTCGACTTCAACGGTGGCGGTCATGCCGGAAGCGGAAGAAGTCGATATCGAGATCAACGATAAAGACATCCGCGTCGATACATTCTGCTCCAGCGGAGCAGGCGGACAGTCGGTCAATACAACCAAATCCGCAGTACGGGTGACTCACATTCCTACCGGAATCGTCGCTACGTGCCAGGACGGCAAGTCGCAGAACTCCAACAAGGAGAAAGCGCTGCAGGTGCTGCGCACCCGGATTTACGATATGATGCGTCAGGAAGAAGAAGCAAAATACGCCGGAGAACGCAAAAGCAAAGTCGGCACCGGTGACCGCAGTGAACGCATCCGGACCTACAACTTCCCGCAAAGCCGCGTAACCGATCACCGCATCGGTCTTACGCTGCACAAGCTGGATCAGGTTATGAACGGGGAGATCGAAGAAATTCTTTCCGCCTTGACCATTGCCGAGCAGTCCGAATTGCTGGAAAAAGGAGAATAA
- a CDS encoding MarR family winged helix-turn-helix transcriptional regulator, producing the protein MNPTNNRSSSRLKLELELGEQLNILISAAHALNVKSAARFDPELQPAAFLLVRWLLSHGPASATALAEATAMDRSSVTRLINPLKERGYVYSEPDPNDRRGVRLSLTDSGRKQAEEALKLKETVFYGSIAKWEDNKLEQFITLLDQFNSP; encoded by the coding sequence ATGAACCCAACCAATAATCGTTCATCATCCAGGCTGAAGCTGGAGTTAGAGCTGGGAGAACAGCTTAATATCCTGATCAGCGCTGCTCACGCACTGAATGTAAAGTCCGCAGCACGTTTCGATCCCGAGCTTCAGCCTGCGGCTTTCCTTCTGGTCCGCTGGCTGCTTTCCCACGGTCCTGCAAGCGCAACGGCACTTGCAGAGGCAACAGCCATGGATCGAAGCTCCGTCACAAGACTGATCAATCCATTAAAAGAACGGGGTTACGTGTACAGCGAACCCGATCCGAACGACCGTCGCGGAGTCCGCTTATCCTTAACGGACTCTGGAAGAAAACAGGCTGAAGAAGCACTGAAACTTAAAGAAACCGTCTTTTACGGCAGCATTGCGAAATGGGAGGACAACAAGCTGGAGCAATTTATTACGTTGCTTGACCAATTTAACAGTCCTTAA
- a CDS encoding helix-turn-helix domain-containing protein → MADRTIQTAIEHYLKTHQLSITQFAERSGLNSGTVSNILKGHRFLSVGQMDRITAAMGLPEGYFYDQYGKACMETAPDWRRYSPFLRRSAELGKTEGMVLVVRSMLENPSYGPLLFELAEQFLGEGRMEAASILYQNVAESEKYQHSERLALCEYRLFQIARFSLEDKDTLLRSATRFEGFLERLDEADQVEALLDLADTYAFLRKWERVEQLAEELERKTSAESPLLHKRGKKAPEQLAQPAGFDQGDPFRPQLSYILHSYRLRAIVFEKRGEYDRALHYLSLCRDTSRVQASAGGMQGSLKPFEDWVEAETLACRMLAGEPEALQAYADRNLLSEGADKPGAVFRMVQAANEHGYDLDVILERCQPIIDGIAAPLGEIPAADGGVLSGLQRHLADSPKFVSSPFAREWGVHFFGELAVYELKKQRFAPAMAHLLRSLAWGIAARNNAGIIRCAALFEQYREHAGPQDLAMFRELIEVLHEQTENKRRTPADGA, encoded by the coding sequence TTGGCAGACAGAACCATTCAAACGGCAATCGAACATTACCTCAAGACACATCAATTGTCGATCACCCAGTTTGCTGAACGGTCCGGACTTAATTCCGGCACGGTCAGCAATATTTTAAAAGGTCACCGGTTTTTGTCCGTTGGCCAGATGGACCGGATTACGGCAGCAATGGGGCTGCCGGAAGGTTATTTCTACGACCAGTATGGCAAAGCATGTATGGAGACGGCGCCGGATTGGCGGCGATATTCCCCTTTCCTCCGCCGCTCTGCCGAGCTTGGCAAAACAGAAGGAATGGTGCTTGTCGTTCGGAGCATGCTGGAGAATCCGTCCTACGGTCCGCTGCTGTTTGAGCTCGCGGAGCAGTTTCTTGGCGAAGGGCGCATGGAGGCGGCTTCCATTCTTTATCAGAACGTGGCGGAAAGCGAGAAATATCAGCACTCGGAACGACTGGCTTTATGTGAATACCGGCTGTTTCAAATCGCCAGGTTCAGCCTGGAGGATAAAGATACGCTTTTAAGATCGGCCACGAGATTCGAAGGTTTTCTGGAGCGGCTGGACGAAGCCGATCAGGTGGAAGCGCTGCTGGATCTGGCGGATACGTATGCCTTTTTGCGTAAATGGGAGAGAGTAGAGCAGCTGGCGGAAGAGCTTGAACGAAAAACGTCAGCCGAATCTCCTTTGTTGCATAAGAGGGGAAAAAAGGCGCCCGAACAGCTTGCCCAACCGGCCGGATTTGACCAGGGGGACCCGTTCAGGCCCCAGCTGAGTTATATCCTGCACAGTTACCGGCTGCGGGCAATCGTATTTGAGAAACGTGGAGAATATGACCGGGCGCTTCATTACCTTTCCTTATGCAGGGACACAAGCAGAGTACAGGCGTCTGCCGGGGGGATGCAGGGAAGCTTGAAGCCGTTCGAGGATTGGGTGGAGGCCGAAACCCTTGCCTGCCGGATGCTGGCCGGAGAACCGGAAGCGCTGCAGGCTTATGCTGACCGGAATCTGCTGTCCGAGGGGGCAGACAAGCCTGGAGCAGTCTTCCGGATGGTTCAGGCCGCTAACGAACACGGCTATGACCTGGACGTTATTCTGGAGCGCTGCCAGCCGATCATCGACGGGATCGCCGCTCCGCTTGGCGAAATACCAGCTGCTGATGGAGGAGTCTTGTCCGGGCTGCAGCGACACCTGGCGGATTCTCCGAAGTTCGTGAGCAGCCCGTTTGCCCGCGAGTGGGGCGTGCATTTCTTTGGTGAACTGGCGGTGTACGAGTTAAAAAAGCAGCGGTTTGCCCCGGCTATGGCTCATCTGCTGCGGAGCCTGGCGTGGGGAATTGCTGCCAGGAATAATGCCGGCATCATTCGCTGTGCCGCTTTGTTCGAGCAGTACCGCGAGCATGCGGGCCCCCAGGATCTTGCCATGTTTCGCGAGCTGATCGAGGTCCTGCATGAGCAGACAGAGAATAAGCGCCGTACTCCTGCGGACGGCGCTTAG
- a CDS encoding SDR family NAD(P)-dependent oxidoreductase — protein sequence MGKRTKKIAVITGATSGIGELAAIELAKQGIQLVLTARSEERAEATLRRIREVSPEAEVKVYYGNLSVLKEVQRMGEEISKDHPVINILINNAGLHAFEQRITAEGYPEMIAVNYFAPWCLTQQLKSSLQASGQARVINVASEASRNYGKFKLPGDLTDTTPFSARGSSAIYGKTKLYNIMFTKELARRWAGTGIEAFALNPGFNVTGLGRELRFAALLEKILKFLRLGDPRYGAEIIVRLATAAEYKGHSGGYYNVKTGTELVPVSLADDPFMQKKLWEETEKLLKNQVGSDLSLQV from the coding sequence ATGGGAAAAAGAACTAAAAAAATAGCAGTGATCACAGGAGCAACCAGCGGAATTGGGGAATTGGCCGCTATAGAACTTGCCAAACAGGGGATTCAGCTTGTCTTGACAGCGAGAAGTGAGGAGAGAGCGGAGGCAACCCTTCGCAGGATCAGAGAAGTTTCTCCGGAGGCAGAGGTGAAAGTTTATTATGGTAATCTTTCGGTTCTGAAAGAGGTTCAACGAATGGGAGAGGAAATTTCTAAGGATCATCCGGTAATTAATATTCTAATCAATAATGCTGGGCTTCATGCTTTTGAACAGCGGATCACTGCTGAAGGTTATCCTGAAATGATTGCAGTGAATTATTTTGCTCCGTGGTGCCTGACGCAGCAGCTAAAATCTTCCCTTCAGGCATCCGGACAAGCAAGAGTTATTAATGTGGCATCGGAGGCATCAAGAAATTATGGAAAGTTTAAGCTCCCCGGCGATTTGACGGATACCACTCCATTTTCAGCGAGAGGGTCCTCTGCCATTTATGGAAAAACCAAATTGTATAACATCATGTTTACCAAAGAGCTGGCCCGCCGATGGGCGGGAACGGGCATCGAAGCTTTTGCTTTGAATCCGGGATTTAATGTCACAGGTCTGGGGAGAGAACTTCGTTTTGCCGCATTGCTTGAGAAAATTTTAAAATTTCTGCGTTTAGGGGATCCGCGGTATGGTGCGGAAATTATTGTGCGTTTGGCAACAGCCGCTGAATATAAAGGCCACTCGGGAGGGTACTATAACGTAAAAACCGGAACCGAATTGGTGCCTGTATCTTTGGCTGACGACCCTTTCATGCAAAAAAAGCTTTGGGAGGAAACTGAGAAACTGCTGAAAAACCAAGTGGGATCGGATTTGTCGCTTCAGGTTTGA